From Sinorhizobium sp. RAC02, a single genomic window includes:
- a CDS encoding glycosyltransferase family 1 protein, whose amino-acid sequence MHARKIVVLTSHVFLDGFRKASIHFVARNWAAAGHDVFFTTVGHSGLSRFKQKARLEALRRTQGNRYAEIKPHLHAGAYLPPIHAFSTSNPLVNAAVKPLFALYGRFLPGFVAQKIKDADLVVVESGTPIAFVPLLRRLNPKAKLLYFCRDLLLSVGAAPYLCETERRVIGLFDSICVPSRRLGEMLPSGGKVNFVPQGIEGAAFDKAEASPYAPGSRNAVAVGDMLFDQAAVEQMASVAPEVTFHLFGIKWRGEAPANIEVHGEQSFETLAAYIRHADIGLAPYKVNTSEVYLAESSLKLLQYGYCLLPVVLPDIIPVSRGNEITYSLDAANDWRAIIDTALGWPHDRSYRLGILSWEDVAAQTLATVFPQ is encoded by the coding sequence ATGCATGCCAGAAAAATCGTCGTCTTGACGTCGCACGTCTTCCTCGACGGTTTCAGGAAGGCGAGCATCCATTTTGTTGCGCGCAACTGGGCAGCCGCCGGCCATGACGTGTTTTTCACGACAGTCGGCCACAGCGGCTTGAGCCGCTTCAAGCAGAAGGCGCGATTGGAGGCGCTGCGCCGCACACAAGGCAACCGATACGCCGAAATCAAGCCGCACCTTCATGCCGGCGCCTATCTGCCGCCGATCCACGCCTTCAGCACATCCAATCCGCTCGTCAATGCGGCGGTGAAACCGCTTTTCGCGCTCTACGGACGTTTTCTTCCCGGATTCGTGGCGCAGAAGATCAAGGATGCGGATCTCGTGGTCGTCGAGAGCGGCACGCCGATCGCCTTCGTACCACTTCTAAGGCGCCTGAATCCGAAGGCGAAATTGCTCTATTTCTGCCGCGACCTCCTGCTTAGCGTCGGTGCGGCGCCCTATCTTTGCGAAACCGAGCGTCGGGTCATAGGTCTGTTCGACAGCATCTGCGTTCCGTCGCGCCGCCTTGGCGAAATGCTTCCATCGGGTGGCAAGGTGAATTTTGTTCCGCAGGGTATCGAGGGGGCTGCCTTCGATAAAGCCGAGGCCTCGCCCTATGCGCCGGGCAGCCGCAACGCGGTTGCCGTCGGCGACATGTTGTTCGACCAGGCTGCCGTGGAGCAGATGGCCAGCGTTGCGCCCGAAGTGACGTTCCATCTCTTCGGCATCAAGTGGCGCGGCGAGGCGCCGGCCAATATCGAGGTTCATGGCGAGCAGTCCTTCGAGACGCTTGCCGCCTATATCCGGCATGCCGATATCGGGCTTGCGCCATACAAGGTGAACACCAGCGAAGTCTATCTGGCCGAATCGAGCCTCAAGCTGCTGCAATACGGCTATTGCCTGCTCCCCGTCGTGCTTCCGGATATCATTCCCGTGTCTCGCGGCAATGAGATCACCTATTCGCTCGATGCCGCCAACGATTGGCGGGCAATCATCGATACGGCGCTCGGCTGGCCGCACGATCGGTCCTACCGTCTCGGCATTCTCAGTTGGGAGGATGTGGCGGCACAGACGCTCGCCACGGTGTTTCCGCAGTAA
- the mnhG gene encoding monovalent cation/H(+) antiporter subunit G, with the protein MSTIEHASDLPAWAAILISFFLVIGAGLTLIGTIGFVRLPTFYERIHAPTLGTSWGTGGIVMASMIFFTMLATRPVVHEILIGIFVTVTTPVTLMLLARAALHRDRTEGNPGVPAEGPAQPPVEIVDAK; encoded by the coding sequence ATGAGCACGATCGAACACGCAAGCGACCTGCCGGCCTGGGCTGCAATCCTCATTTCCTTCTTCCTGGTGATCGGCGCCGGGCTCACGCTGATCGGCACGATCGGTTTCGTCCGCCTGCCGACCTTCTACGAGCGCATCCATGCGCCGACGCTCGGCACGAGCTGGGGTACGGGCGGCATCGTCATGGCCTCGATGATTTTCTTCACCATGCTTGCCACGCGGCCCGTCGTTCACGAAATTTTGATCGGCATCTTCGTGACCGTCACCACGCCCGTCACGCTCATGCTGCTCGCCCGTGCGGCGCTGCATCGCGACCGAACCGAGGGAAATCCGGGCGTTCCAGCCGAAGGGCCCGCCCAGCCGCCGGTCGAGATTGTGGACGCCAAATGA
- a CDS encoding K+/H+ antiporter subunit F: protein MSQTILLWSVTFAQICLAVAMALAALRMSRGPRAQDRVLALDTLYVNSMLLLMVFGIRTGKVIYFEASLVIGMLGFVATVALAKFLMRGEVVE, encoded by the coding sequence ATGAGCCAAACGATCCTCCTTTGGTCCGTAACCTTTGCGCAGATCTGCCTGGCGGTTGCGATGGCGCTTGCCGCACTGCGCATGTCGCGCGGCCCGCGCGCGCAGGATCGGGTGCTGGCGCTCGATACGCTGTACGTGAACTCCATGCTTCTCCTGATGGTGTTCGGCATCCGCACCGGCAAGGTCATCTATTTCGAGGCATCTCTCGTCATAGGCATGCTCGGCTTCGTCGCGACGGTTGCCCTCGCCAAATTTCTGATGCGGGGGGAGGTGGTCGAATGA